From the genome of Shewanella sp. Choline-02u-19, one region includes:
- a CDS encoding FAD:protein FMN transferase, translating into MSIQHQRASSNFQLSRRSWGHVGSFRAMASPCELLIANEDENITRAMMELATCEAARIEQKFSRFIKDNPLWKINHAAGKASPIDAETASLLQFARQCYQLSEGRFDISAGPLMALWRFDGSQFPKASDIERARALVDFSKVSFNEHQLQFPAGMSLDFGGIAKEYAVDRVAYLLAEQWPAISVLVNFGGDIACPVSKAADAPPWQVGIENPQRLDSAAALLEIRQGALATSGDTRRFIEKNGQRFGHIIDPRTGYPIVKAPRSVTVLAPNCVMAGMLATMAMLEGAQAEAFLSEQEVEFKCFR; encoded by the coding sequence ATGAGTATTCAACATCAAAGGGCATCATCTAATTTTCAATTGAGTCGTCGCAGCTGGGGGCATGTAGGTTCGTTCCGTGCGATGGCGAGTCCCTGTGAGTTACTCATCGCTAACGAAGATGAAAATATTACGCGTGCCATGATGGAATTAGCCACTTGTGAAGCCGCACGCATCGAACAAAAATTTAGCCGCTTCATTAAAGATAACCCTCTGTGGAAAATCAATCATGCCGCGGGGAAAGCCTCTCCCATCGATGCCGAAACAGCGAGTTTGCTGCAGTTTGCCCGCCAATGTTATCAACTCAGTGAGGGGCGTTTCGACATCAGCGCCGGTCCCTTAATGGCACTGTGGCGCTTCGATGGGAGTCAGTTCCCCAAGGCGAGTGATATCGAGCGAGCGAGGGCGTTAGTCGATTTTTCAAAGGTGAGCTTTAACGAACATCAACTGCAGTTTCCTGCAGGCATGTCTCTCGACTTTGGCGGTATCGCTAAAGAGTATGCCGTCGATAGAGTGGCTTATCTGCTTGCTGAGCAGTGGCCCGCTATTTCGGTGCTGGTTAACTTTGGCGGTGATATCGCTTGCCCAGTCTCTAAAGCGGCAGATGCCCCTCCTTGGCAAGTGGGCATTGAAAATCCCCAACGACTCGATAGCGCTGCGGCGTTACTGGAAATTCGCCAAGGCGCACTTGCCACCAGCGGTGATACCCGCCGATTTATCGAAAAAAATGGTCAGCGTTTTGGCCATATCATCGATCCAAGAACCGGTTATCCCATAGTCAAAGCGCCCCGTTCGGTCACCGTCCTCGCCCCTAACTGCGTCATGGCAGGTATGCTAGCAACCATGGCGATGCTTGAAGGCGCTCAAGCCGAAGCCTTTCTCAGCGAACAAGAAGTAGAGTTTAAGTGTTTTAGATAG
- the ppiC gene encoding peptidylprolyl isomerase PpiC, with the protein MAKTAAALHILVKHKELGEDIIKQLNKGVKFDVLAKKHSSCPSGKKGGSLGEFKRGQMVPQFDKVCFSGELITPHLVKTKFGWHVIKVLYRT; encoded by the coding sequence ATGGCAAAAACGGCAGCTGCACTGCACATTTTGGTTAAGCATAAAGAGCTTGGCGAAGACATTATTAAACAATTGAACAAAGGCGTTAAGTTTGACGTGCTTGCTAAGAAACACTCTAGCTGTCCGTCGGGTAAAAAAGGCGGTAGTTTAGGCGAGTTCAAAAGAGGCCAAATGGTGCCGCAATTCGATAAGGTCTGCTTCAGCGGTGAGTTGATTACACCGCATTTAGTTAAAACCAAATTCGGTTGGCATGTGATTAAAGTGCTTTACCGTACATAA
- a CDS encoding N-acyl-D-amino-acid deacylase family protein, which produces MSAYDTIIKGARYFDGTGAASSIQNIAIKNGRIAKVSSSNISETGCDHIIDAEDKWLMPGFIDTHTHYDAELIVSPSLSESVRHGITTVLVGSCSLSMVCSEYEDASDIFTRVETVPREKVLPILKKYKTWHTPKQWVTFAKNHPLGPNVVSMLGHSDMRVAVMGLNRATDRNVVPTEAEMVQMERLLKESLEIGFLGLSTMCLKWDKLDGNREWSKSLPSTYAKWKEVSRLNNLVRQYDRVHQGAPNAAAILQINQYMRECIGIFKKPLKTTLISRMDLKGSVYLSKITNLAAQVTNFFNGDFRWQVLPTPFTVYADGIDVVFFEEFGAGELALDLKDKIARNALLKDEKYRRDFRKFYGEKLSPRVWQRDFGDAIILDCPDESIVGKNFAEVADKKQIHVVDLFLDLVVEYGTDLRWYTTVANHRKHVLKNMVKDKKSLITFSDAGAHIRNMAFYNLPLRMLKLVNESIDENQAIMTMEQAVFRMTGDQAQWFNIDAGRIHMGDRADIVIINPAKFTQNLEQVSWAEMENFDLQRLVNRNPGLVEQVFINGNLACEHDEIHPELGKSMEYGTYLPAH; this is translated from the coding sequence ATGTCTGCATACGATACCATTATCAAGGGAGCTCGCTATTTTGATGGCACTGGCGCAGCCTCATCTATTCAAAATATTGCGATAAAAAACGGCAGGATAGCCAAAGTATCTAGCTCAAACATTAGTGAAACCGGCTGCGATCATATTATTGATGCCGAAGATAAATGGCTGATGCCCGGTTTTATCGACACCCACACACACTATGATGCTGAGCTGATTGTCAGTCCGAGCTTATCGGAGTCAGTTCGCCATGGCATCACCACCGTTTTAGTCGGTAGTTGTTCATTGAGCATGGTGTGCAGTGAATATGAAGATGCCTCTGATATCTTTACTCGAGTTGAAACCGTTCCTCGTGAAAAAGTGTTGCCTATTCTAAAAAAATACAAAACCTGGCACACACCAAAGCAGTGGGTGACATTTGCTAAAAACCATCCGCTAGGCCCCAATGTCGTTAGCATGCTAGGCCACAGCGATATGCGAGTCGCCGTTATGGGTTTAAACCGTGCCACTGATCGCAATGTAGTGCCCACTGAAGCTGAAATGGTACAGATGGAACGCCTGCTAAAAGAGTCTCTAGAGATTGGCTTTTTAGGATTATCAACCATGTGTCTTAAATGGGACAAACTTGACGGTAATCGTGAATGGTCCAAAAGCTTACCGAGCACCTACGCTAAGTGGAAAGAAGTTTCCCGCCTTAATAATTTAGTGCGCCAATATGACCGGGTGCATCAAGGCGCACCCAACGCAGCCGCCATTCTGCAAATAAACCAATACATGCGCGAATGCATCGGCATTTTCAAGAAGCCTTTAAAGACCACCTTAATTAGTCGAATGGATCTAAAAGGCAGCGTCTATTTGAGTAAAATCACCAACCTAGCCGCTCAAGTCACCAACTTCTTCAATGGTGATTTTCGCTGGCAAGTGCTACCAACCCCCTTCACTGTTTACGCTGACGGTATCGATGTGGTGTTTTTTGAAGAGTTCGGTGCCGGCGAACTGGCATTAGATCTAAAAGACAAAATAGCCCGTAACGCATTACTAAAAGATGAAAAATATCGCCGTGACTTTAGAAAGTTCTACGGTGAAAAACTCAGCCCTAGAGTCTGGCAACGCGACTTTGGTGACGCCATTATTCTCGACTGCCCAGATGAATCCATCGTGGGTAAAAACTTTGCCGAAGTAGCCGATAAAAAACAGATCCATGTGGTCGACCTATTTCTCGACCTCGTTGTGGAATACGGTACTGATCTTCGCTGGTACACCACCGTCGCAAACCACCGTAAGCACGTACTTAAAAACATGGTCAAAGATAAAAAGTCTTTAATCACCTTTAGCGATGCGGGTGCTCATATTCGGAATATGGCCTTTTATAACTTGCCATTAAGAATGCTAAAGCTCGTCAATGAAAGTATCGATGAAAACCAAGCCATTATGACAATGGAGCAAGCGGTATTTCGTATGACAGGCGATCAAGCGCAGTGGTTCAACATTGATGCCGGGCGCATTCACATGGGTGATAGAGCAGACATAGTGATTATCAATCCCGCCAAATTTACCCAAAACCTAGAGCAAGTCAGTTGGGCAGAAATGGAAAACTTTGACCTACAACGCTTAGTTAACCGAAATCCGGGGCTGGTCGAACAGGTATTTATCAACGGGAATCTGGCCTGTGAACATGATGAGATCCACCCTGAACTTGGAAAAAGTATGGAGTACGGCACCTACTTGCCAGCCCATTAA
- a CDS encoding AraC family transcriptional regulator has translation MQQDYLIRSGSLVGFDGLVTELGGDAEHLLLQCALTAEDIVNPDNMIAVADMINLLELSAEQLNCKDFGLRLAATQGLEMLGAVGMIMQTSQTVRAALIHAQRYMAIHSQGEYWMLREFASSAFIERYQVFQDISHAKQYKELSFGVCLGLVKTLIGPQVKLDRLEFAHTAISDSAVYRKYFECSVVFNQENDRLVLDNSYLAQKSQSISAQDKAQVEGYLEALIGQFGDDIERKVKTLVLQTMGMGDANIDEIASMLNMNRRTLQRRLRCKGLTFKQLLMDVRVSSACWHLTSSQIDITLLSEVLGFSDVSAFSKSFKHRMQLSPLQWRKQNTQ, from the coding sequence ATGCAGCAAGATTATCTCATTCGTAGTGGCTCGTTAGTGGGGTTTGATGGCTTAGTGACCGAACTGGGAGGTGATGCTGAACACTTGCTTTTACAATGCGCTTTAACCGCTGAAGACATTGTTAACCCCGATAATATGATTGCCGTTGCGGACATGATTAACTTGCTTGAACTGAGCGCGGAACAGTTAAATTGCAAAGACTTTGGTTTACGTTTAGCGGCGACACAAGGGCTTGAGATGTTGGGGGCGGTAGGCATGATAATGCAGACAAGCCAAACAGTGAGAGCAGCCTTGATTCATGCGCAGCGTTATATGGCGATACATAGTCAGGGTGAATATTGGATGTTGCGTGAGTTTGCTTCATCGGCGTTTATCGAACGTTACCAAGTGTTCCAAGATATAAGCCATGCAAAGCAGTACAAGGAGTTATCTTTTGGTGTGTGTTTAGGCTTAGTTAAAACACTTATTGGCCCTCAAGTAAAATTGGACCGACTTGAGTTCGCCCATACCGCAATATCTGATAGTGCGGTATATCGAAAATACTTTGAGTGCTCTGTGGTGTTTAATCAGGAAAATGACCGACTGGTCCTCGATAACAGTTATTTAGCACAGAAATCGCAATCGATTTCAGCGCAAGATAAAGCTCAAGTTGAAGGTTATTTAGAGGCCCTCATTGGACAGTTTGGTGACGATATTGAGCGCAAGGTTAAAACTTTAGTTTTACAAACGATGGGGATGGGGGATGCGAATATTGATGAAATTGCGTCAATGTTGAATATGAATAGGCGCACCCTTCAACGGCGCTTAAGATGTAAAGGTCTAACATTTAAGCAGTTATTGATGGACGTTAGAGTGAGTTCTGCCTGTTGGCATTTAACCTCAAGTCAAATTGACATTACCTTGTTATCTGAGGTGTTGGGCTTTAGCGATGTGAGTGCTTTTTCTAAATCGTTTAAACATAGGATGCAGCTGTCTCCTTTGCAGTGGCGCAAGCAAAACACACAATAG
- a CDS encoding arylsulfatase — protein sequence MISMIKSLIASSILISTASAAEQPNILVIFGDDIGYSNISAYNNGMLGYQTPNIDSIANEGAMLTSYYAEQSCTAGRSVFITGQMPVRTGLSKVGLPGSSQGIQPQDITLAQTLKDLGYATGQFGKNHLGDRDEMLPTNHGFDEFMGNLYHLNAEEEPENADYPKDPAFKKRFGPRGVIHSYADGKIEDTGPLTSKRMETVDDETLAAANDFISRQVKQKKPFFVWYNSTRMHNYTHVSDKHSGVTGLGDYADGMVEHDNLIGELLAHLSSLDIDDNTLVIYTTDNGPMNATWPDAATGPFRGEKNTGWEGGFRVPALVKWPKHIKPNSKFNGIMSSSDWFPTLTSIAGNSEIKKQLLAGYTAKNGKQYHNHLDGYNQVDYLSHQTDESARKQFFYWSDDGELLAMRDGRWKFNFKIQESKGMAVWTQSQTTLRIPKLFDLATDPYEKGDQGFGYDDWWYKRAFVAVPAQVKVKQMLESFKAFPPRQVPGSFTVDIDMQDLINISKQAQ from the coding sequence ATGATAAGCATGATAAAAAGCCTGATTGCCAGCTCTATACTCATCAGTACCGCTAGCGCCGCAGAGCAACCCAATATTCTGGTGATATTTGGTGACGATATTGGCTACAGCAATATTTCCGCCTATAACAACGGCATGCTTGGCTATCAAACGCCAAACATCGATAGCATTGCCAATGAAGGCGCAATGCTTACCTCCTATTATGCAGAGCAGTCGTGCACTGCTGGTCGTTCGGTATTTATTACCGGACAAATGCCTGTTCGCACCGGACTCAGCAAAGTCGGCTTACCTGGTTCTAGCCAAGGAATACAGCCTCAAGATATAACCTTGGCGCAAACCCTTAAAGACTTAGGCTACGCAACCGGACAGTTTGGAAAGAATCACTTGGGCGATCGAGATGAGATGTTACCGACTAACCATGGTTTCGATGAGTTTATGGGTAACCTCTATCACTTGAATGCTGAAGAGGAACCTGAAAATGCCGATTACCCGAAAGACCCGGCCTTTAAAAAACGCTTTGGTCCGCGTGGCGTTATTCATTCCTACGCAGATGGAAAAATTGAAGATACCGGCCCGCTGACAAGTAAACGTATGGAAACCGTAGACGATGAAACCCTAGCAGCAGCCAATGACTTTATCAGCCGCCAAGTGAAGCAGAAAAAGCCCTTCTTCGTTTGGTATAACAGCACGCGAATGCATAACTACACTCACGTCAGCGATAAACATTCAGGTGTAACGGGCTTAGGAGACTACGCTGATGGTATGGTCGAACACGATAACCTGATAGGAGAGTTGCTGGCCCATTTATCCTCACTCGATATTGATGATAATACGCTGGTGATCTATACCACCGATAATGGCCCAATGAATGCCACCTGGCCAGACGCTGCCACAGGTCCCTTTAGAGGTGAAAAGAATACTGGCTGGGAGGGCGGATTTAGGGTGCCGGCGTTAGTAAAGTGGCCCAAGCACATTAAACCAAACTCCAAGTTTAACGGTATAATGTCGTCATCGGACTGGTTTCCAACCCTCACCAGCATCGCTGGTAACTCAGAGATAAAAAAGCAATTACTCGCGGGTTATACCGCCAAAAATGGTAAGCAATACCACAATCATTTAGATGGTTATAATCAAGTCGATTACCTCAGCCATCAAACTGATGAAAGCGCTCGAAAGCAGTTTTTCTATTGGTCTGATGATGGTGAATTACTTGCTATGCGGGATGGCCGTTGGAAATTTAATTTTAAGATCCAAGAAAGCAAAGGCATGGCTGTTTGGACTCAGTCTCAAACAACCTTAAGAATCCCTAAACTGTTTGATCTTGCTACTGACCCTTACGAAAAAGGTGATCAGGGCTTTGGTTACGATGACTGGTGGTATAAGCGTGCATTTGTTGCTGTTCCGGCACAGGTAAAAGTAAAACAAATGTTAGAAAGCTTTAAAGCATTTCCACCACGACAAGTACCCGGCAGTTTTACGGTCGATATCGACATGCAGGATCTTATCAATATCTCCAAGCAAGCTCAGTAA
- a CDS encoding CLCA_X family protein, translating to MLKSKAYHRIGPDYRFDEQVSFVDVKEVFGLGHIRLGKWVENAERDKAANLIFDSLADLAFILKLPPKALGLRQTLNLAFGTGGQKGVQAHYAPDRRELALAKNAGAGALAHEFWHAFDHYIAPKSFHISSNRISFASHSWIADVKPIKHPLNQRLERVFEVSMLSDDGEEGHDYVCRAIALDKQYGTQYFSKPTELMARAFESCIESYADISNPYLVDETLHSDLFDAGGYPTIEHRQQIFSVLIDYFEPLGEALGRE from the coding sequence GTGTTAAAGTCTAAGGCATATCATCGCATTGGTCCTGATTACCGTTTTGATGAGCAAGTCAGTTTTGTTGATGTCAAAGAGGTGTTTGGCTTAGGTCATATCCGCTTAGGCAAGTGGGTAGAAAATGCGGAGCGTGATAAAGCGGCAAATCTGATCTTTGACTCCTTAGCGGATCTTGCTTTTATTTTAAAGCTACCGCCTAAAGCGCTCGGTTTACGGCAAACACTTAACCTTGCTTTTGGTACCGGTGGCCAAAAAGGAGTGCAGGCGCATTATGCGCCGGATAGACGTGAACTGGCACTGGCTAAAAATGCGGGTGCTGGGGCACTTGCGCATGAGTTTTGGCATGCCTTTGATCATTATATCGCTCCAAAATCATTTCATATCTCATCTAATAGAATCTCTTTTGCGAGTCATAGTTGGATTGCAGATGTAAAGCCGATTAAACATCCGTTAAACCAACGCTTAGAACGGGTATTTGAAGTGAGTATGCTTAGCGACGATGGTGAGGAAGGGCATGACTATGTCTGCCGCGCGATTGCGTTAGATAAGCAATATGGCACGCAGTACTTTTCAAAACCAACCGAATTAATGGCGCGCGCGTTTGAATCTTGTATCGAATCCTATGCTGATATTAGTAATCCTTATTTAGTGGATGAAACCTTACATTCAGACCTTTTTGATGCTGGCGGTTATCCTACGATCGAACATCGACAGCAAATATTCAGTGTGTTGATTGATTATTTTGAACCCTTGGGTGAGGCGTTAGGCCGAGAGTAA